From the genome of Acidobacteriota bacterium:
CATCGACCCGCTCGATGTCGAGATCTTCGTAGTAGTCGTCGTTGACTTGCATCATGGGAGCTGTGCCGCAGGAACCCAGACACTCCACCGTGACCAGGGTGAAGGTCCCGTCCGCGGTGGTCTCGCCTTCCTCGATGCCCAACCGCTTCTTGATGTGCTCGAGCACGTTGTCGCAACCGCGCAACATGCACGACACCGTCGTGCAGAGCTGCAGCAGATAACGCCCCTGCTTCGCGGTGCGGTACATGGTGTAGAAGGTGGTCACGCCGTGCACGTAGGCCGGTGTCAGGCCCAGGCGCCGGGCGATCCAAGCCTCGGCCTCGGGGCTGACGAAGCCCTCCTCTTCCTGCACCATGTGCAGCAACGGCATCACGGCGCCCCGCGGCTGGGGGTACCGCGCCACCATCTGATCGACCTTCTTCTCAAAAGCCTCGCCAAACACTCTCGGCTCCTCGATCGCTAGCGGTCGACCTCGCCCATCACGGGGTCGAGGCTGCCGATGATGGCCACCACGTCGGCCACCATGTGGCCCAGCGCCATCTTCTCTACGGATTGAAGGTTGACAAAGGCTCCGGCCCGAATGCGACAGCGGTAGGCCGCGGGGCCCCCGTCGCTGACGATGTAGAACCCCAGCTCTCCCTTGGGCGCCTCGATGGCGTGGTAGACCTCGCCCTTGGGGGGCTGGATGCCTTCGGTGAGAATGATGAAATGATGGATCAGGTCCTCCATCGACGTCAGGACCTTCTCTTTCGGCGGCAGGACGACCTTCGGCGCGTCGGCGTTGATCGGCCCGTCGGGAATCTTCTTCAAGGCCTGCCGGATGATCCGCGAACTCTGGCGCATCTCCTCGATGCGCACCAGGTAGCGGTCGTAGGTGTCACCCACCGTGCCTACGGGAATCTCGAAGTCGTAGTCCGGGTACGAGAGATAGGGTTGGGCGCGCCGCAGGTCCCACTCCACCCCGGAGGCCCGCAGCACCGGTCCGCTGAGGCTCATCGCGATGGCTTCCTCGGCGCTCATCACGCCGATGTCGCGAGTCCGGTCGACCCAGATCCGGTTGCGGGTCAGCAGACCTTCGCACTCGTCGTAGATCTTGACGACCTTTTCGTTCCACTCCCCCACTTCGGCGAGCCACTCGGCGCTGGCGTCGCGGGCCATCCCGCCGATGCGAATCGTCGAGGTCGTCAGCCGCGCACCGGTGAGTTTTTCGAAGAGGTCGTAGAGGTACTCACGCTGCTGGAAGGTGTAGAAGAAGACGGTCATCGCACCCAGGTCGAGAGCATGGGTGCCCAGCCACAGCAGGTGCGCCGAAATGCGGGCCATCTCGCAGAGAATCACCCGCAGATCCTTGCAGCGCTCGGGGACCTCGATGCCCAGCAGTTTTTCAACGGCCAGGGCGTACGCCGTGTTGTTCGAGATCGGCGCCAGGTAATCCATCCGATCGGTCCAGGTCATGAACTGCTGCCAGGTCTTGTTCTCGGCGATCTTCTCGAATCCACGGTGCAGATAGCCCAGGTCGGGCTTGCAGCTCTTGACGACCTCGCCGTCGAGTTCGAGAACGAGGCGCAGCACCCCGTGGGTCGCGGGATGGCTCGGCCCCATATTGATCGTGATTCGCTCGCTGTCTTCGTCCGGTGGCAGCCGGTAGACCGGTTCGCTCATCGTCGTTGTCCATTCCGCGGCCGGGTGCGGGAGAAACGGCCCCCGGCCGGTGCTGTCAGCACTTGAGAGGGAATTCCTTGCGCAGCGGCCAACCTTCGAAGTCGTCGGGCATCAGGATGCGCCGCAAGTCCGGATGCCCCTCGAAGGTCACGCCGAACATGTCGTAGCACTCGCGCTCGAGCCAGTTCGCGCCGGGCCAGAGCTCGACTACCGAAGGAAGAGTCGCTTCCGGCCCGAGGCGCGTTTTGACCCGCAGCCGTGTATGGCGCCCGAAGGAATAGAGGTGGTAGACGATCTCGAAGGGCTGGGCGTCGGCCGGCCAGTGCACCGCCGTGACGTCGGTCAGAAAATCGTAGCCACACTCGGGGTCGTCACGCAGGAAGGCCAGCACGTCGAGCAGCGCCTCGACGGGCACGACCAGGGTGGTCTGGCCGCGGAAACTCTGCGCGCCGATCTCGACCTCGCCGAAAGCCTCTCGCAGACGCTCGAGACTCCCGCCCTCGTCCCACAGGGACGGCGCATGCGCCGCCGTGTTTTCGCCGCCCATTCTCAGCGGTCCCATTCCAGGGCGCCGCGGCCCCAGACGTAGATGAATCCAACGATCAGAATGCCCAGGAAGACCATCATCTCGAAGAAGACGAAGAGTCCGCGCCCGGACAACACCTGCTGCTTGAGTTCCACCGCCCAGGGGTAGAGGAAAACGGCTTCGATGTCGAAGACGATGAAGAGCATCGCCACCAGGTAGAATTTGAGGGAAAAGCGCCCCCGGGCCGAAGTGAAGGGCTGGACGCCGCATTCGTAGGGCGTCATGTCGGTCCGCCGTCGACGGCGCGCCGGCCCCGCGATGGCGGAAACCGTCAGCATCCCCGCGGGGGTGGCCACCGCGGCGGCAAAGAGCACGAGCAGGGCAATGGTTGTCTGGTCCACTCTTGCGCCTCCGGAAGTCTGATCGAACCTCCCGACGCCAACTCGGGGTGGAAATGCGCGAAATCGAAGAGGGCAGGGACGGGGATGCTAGCAACCCCCCGGGGGGGTGTCAACGAGGATTCAAACCAAACCGTAAGCCGGCTGCGGCAAAACCGGGGATGGCCCCTGAATAACCGGCCAATCTCTCCCCATAAGCCGCGGCCCCGGCTGCCACGCCGGGGCCGCGAGGAGCTTCGAGAACGGAGCGAAGCCGGTCGCCCGGCGAGCTAGCTCCCGCCCCCGCTCTTTTTCTTCTCGCCCTGGAGGGCCTTCCACCGTTCGAGCCGCTTGCGTTCCTCTTCCGCGGCCCGCTCGGCGGCCGCCTTTTCCGCCGCCACGCGCTGGGCATCGGCGTCGACGGCGTCATTCTGACGCTTGGCCTCGATGCCCTTCCGGGCGATCTGCTTCTGCTGCCGGGCCCACTTGTCGCCGGCCTTGATCGCCAGGGCCTTGTCCGCGGCGGCTATCG
Proteins encoded in this window:
- a CDS encoding NAD(P)H-dependent oxidoreductase subunit E; protein product: MVARYPQPRGAVMPLLHMVQEEEGFVSPEAEAWIARRLGLTPAYVHGVTTFYTMYRTAKQGRYLLQLCTTVSCMLRGCDNVLEHIKKRLGIEEGETTADGTFTLVTVECLGSCGTAPMMQVNDDYYEDLDIERVDALLDALERGERPEPGPGPCRVLVE
- the nuoD gene encoding NADH dehydrogenase (quinone) subunit D; the protein is MSEPVYRLPPDEDSERITINMGPSHPATHGVLRLVLELDGEVVKSCKPDLGYLHRGFEKIAENKTWQQFMTWTDRMDYLAPISNNTAYALAVEKLLGIEVPERCKDLRVILCEMARISAHLLWLGTHALDLGAMTVFFYTFQQREYLYDLFEKLTGARLTTSTIRIGGMARDASAEWLAEVGEWNEKVVKIYDECEGLLTRNRIWVDRTRDIGVMSAEEAIAMSLSGPVLRASGVEWDLRRAQPYLSYPDYDFEIPVGTVGDTYDRYLVRIEEMRQSSRIIRQALKKIPDGPINADAPKVVLPPKEKVLTSMEDLIHHFIILTEGIQPPKGEVYHAIEAPKGELGFYIVSDGGPAAYRCRIRAGAFVNLQSVEKMALGHMVADVVAIIGSLDPVMGEVDR
- a CDS encoding NADH-quinone oxidoreductase subunit C yields the protein MGGENTAAHAPSLWDEGGSLERLREAFGEVEIGAQSFRGQTTLVVPVEALLDVLAFLRDDPECGYDFLTDVTAVHWPADAQPFEIVYHLYSFGRHTRLRVKTRLGPEATLPSVVELWPGANWLERECYDMFGVTFEGHPDLRRILMPDDFEGWPLRKEFPLKC
- the ndhC gene encoding NADH-quinone oxidoreductase subunit A — protein: MDQTTIALLVLFAAAVATPAGMLTVSAIAGPARRRRRTDMTPYECGVQPFTSARGRFSLKFYLVAMLFIVFDIEAVFLYPWAVELKQQVLSGRGLFVFFEMMVFLGILIVGFIYVWGRGALEWDR